In Macaca nemestrina isolate mMacNem1 chromosome 10, mMacNem.hap1, whole genome shotgun sequence, the genomic window GTTTGCACAAGTTCATCTCATTTGtattccattgattttttttttttcttctaaccatttttttcttcaaacagTATATAACATcggggaatttttttttagatagaaatCTTTGTCAAAAAGTAATGATTTCTTGATAATTATGTAGTAATGTTTTTAAGAACCCAGCAGTTATTTAATAACTTCTGTGTTAATACTGGATAGCATGAATTCTGCATTGAGAAACTGAATAGCATACAACTGATAGCTGTCtgtcagaaaatgaaaatttctttctaaagaTACATGAGTTCTTGAAGAATAGTCATAACTAGATTAAGATCTGTGTTTTAGTTTAATAGTTTGAAGTGCCTGTTTGGGATAATGATAGGTAATTTAGAtgaatttaggggaaaaaaagttaTCTGCAGAAATGTTGAGGGCCCATCTCTCCCCACCACACCCACATAGAGCTAACTGGGTTACAATGTTTTATCCGAAAGTTTCCAATTCCACTGTCTTGTGTTTTCatgttgaaaatacttttttgcatttttcctttGAGTGCCAATTTCTTACTAGTACTATTTCTTAATGTAACATGTTTACCTGGAatgtattttaactatttttgtaTAGTGTAAACTGAAACATGCACATTTTGTACAttgtgctttcttttgtgggACATATGCAGTGTGATCCAGTTGTTTTCCATCATTTGGTTGCGCTGACCTAGGAATGTTGGTCatatcaaacattaaaaatgaccactcttttaattgaaattaacttttaaatgtttataggAGTATGTGCTGTGAAGTGATCtaaaatttgtaatatttttgtcaTGAACTGTACTACTCCTAATTATtgtaatgtaataaaaatagttACAGTGACTACGAGTGTGTGTTTATTCATGGAATTTGAATTGTTTGCCCCGAAATGGATATGGAATACTTTATAAGCCATAGACACTATAGAATGCCAGTGAATCTTTTTATGCAGCTTTTAAGTTagaaatatcctttatttctaaaAGGTGCTGTGGATATTATGTAAAGGTGTGTCTGCTTAAACTTAAAACCATATTTAGAAGTAGATGCAAAACAAATCTGTCTTTATGACAAAATAATAGAATaacattatttatttccttttatcaaAGAAGGTAATTGATACACAACAGATGACTTGGTTTTAGGCCCAAAGGTAGCAGCCGCAACATTAATAATGGAAATAATTGAATAGTTATGTATGTAATGCCAGTCACCAGCAGGCTATTTCAAAGTCAGAATAACTCCACACATATTATTTCTATAACTACATTTAAATCATTGTCAGAAACTTGGTTGTGGAGTGAACCTTGAGTATGTGCTGTTAATGTATCAAattgggtgaaaaaaaaaaagggattccTTTCAAAAgttaagagaaataagaaattattttgctgattaaatattcagtaaatggcATTCTCTTGTcagtaaaatggagaaataagCTAAAAATAATTGGCTAAGTCCTATTAAGTTACAGGATTAAGTGTATTGTATTTTCATTCAAAATTGGGTGTTCATTAATTTATAATCGGTAGTATAGCTAAATTGCTATGTTTGTATCAAAATTGAGCATTAAGTTGCTGATAATTTCTCAGCATGAACAGAAGTTGAAACCTACTTAGTTCAGTAGGGCAGCTCAGGGATTTTTTACACAATATGTATATCTTCCCATTTTAAGTTAGAATTAATTCACATTATCTGGTACACATAAACAGCTGGCACTGATTGTCAGCTAAATTAAAGTAGTAATGATCAATGGCTGTTTGTCAGCTAAATTAAAGTAGTAATGATCAATTAGTTTTGTTGGTATCTGAATAATAGCGTTGTTTCATAGCTCTGTATTTCCTAAGGAAGTACAAGGCTTCTAGCTCTTTCATTACAAATTCGCCCTGTGCAATAAGTTCTTTGATCTTCTCTGGATTCTTCACAtctttgtttttaaggaaaatgttCTTCAAACGCTTTTTAAAATAGTCTGCTCCTTTTGGATAGTCTCGTCCAAGATACAGCAGCTTCAAAAAGAAAGATTATGTATTTCTAAACAATCCATGTcatataataacattttaataaaattggcAACATAAttacttacatttttataaagttttagtACTTCTCCTCTTAAAGAATTGGCCATTTTCATTTACCATGTAAATTCTCCACTTTTATGCGTAACATgcctaaagaaaggaaaattttttGCAGTTAGCTGCATTGtagtctttaaaaaatcaaaaaaggtTATATACACTGAGAAAATAACTTCTgaaaaattcagtaaatatttcttgagaaCTTTTTTGTTCCACGTACTGGGATATAGTTATAAACACTTCAGATAAAATAACCTGCTGTCACAGAATTGACTTTTTCCTATGAGACACTAAGCAAAGATGACGATGATTATGAAAGGTCAGATGAAGGAAATAAGATGAGAAAGTGGATTGTTACAGATAGGTATGTGTACCTCCTTTTATGCCACAGTGGAACGAGCTAGATTTAAATCCTAGTTGCATAACGTACAGATTAATTAACCATGCTGAGCCTGAGTTTTCTTTATCAAACGAGACATTATCTTTACCCTGCTCTCAAGGCAAGGCCAGATCCACTTGAAGGACATTGAGCAGAAGCCTGATCAAATCTTGATGGCTGCTTATCCAAAGGGAGGCTAAAAACTAGCAGAAACTGGGTGAGTTAAACAGGTTGGAATAGATGGGCAGTAAGATTGGTGGTGAAGAGGCCAAATGAACAAGCTGTAAGAGGGTGTCCCTGAGGAACAGGTGACATCCAATGGGATAAATCATGCTTCTTTATGTGTAATATGTTAATGCTACTGAGTAGAGGAGGCTCCTTAAAGGCATCCTGACAGCCTAAACCTAGAAAATAATTCCCACTACCTGTTACAGTTGAATAGTAAGCTCTTAACATTGCATCCCATCAGGTGGATGCAACTGAAATTTGTTCCATTGTGATTGATGTTAATTTTGATTACCCAATTAGAGTCGTATTTGCTAAGACTGtccattataaaattatttctctgagGAACCTAGTCCTTTTAATGGAGAATAGCATTTAGAAACTATAATCTGGATGGAATGTTTTAGAAACCAAGGTCTGGGTGCTAGAAATGCTAATCACCATGGGACTGTCACTGTTCCCAGGTCCTCTAAGTGACAAAGCTGCAAGTGTACATACATGCAGATTtaggtgttgtgtgtgtgtgtgacttttaTATTAATCTCCATATAATCTGCTACCTAACATTCAATTCCAATACTACAgggtttattttcatttccccTCTTTACATGGGTTTAATACTCTTGCCTAACAATGAGAAGTCTGGTTCCCACTTGTCcttaataaatttactttttataatcATCACCCCTCCTCTCACTATGTAATCAAATTCCTCTTGCTCTCACCATTCAGTGCACACACACTACTCTCTGAGCTCTGCCACCCAATGCCAGAGTGCCACTGCCACCATCCCACATGCATGGTCTTCTCTTCATCCCCCTTTTTTCCAACCTAcccttcttgggctcaagcaatttacACTGCACCACTTCCTCCCTCCTGGATAAGGCTCACCTTTTGTTCCCATTCCAAAAACCTGTGCCACCATTTCCTTCACCCTAACAAGATGCCCTCCTCATCCCCTGCTAGGCTGCTGCTGTGCACAAGTCCCTACCCCCAAAGGCCCTCCTCATTGCATTTGGGCTCCAGTACCCCCTCTCTGGGCTACTACCTTGCCAGTCTTTCTCTCGCCCCCACCCCCCTTCCCCAGATGCCTACCTTGCTCAGTGCCACAAAATGACTTTTGGGCTGAATTACTCTGAAGGGCAAGCaggaaacaactttttttttttttttttgagacgaattctcgctctgtcaccaggctggagtgcagtggtaccatctcagctcaccgcaacctccacctccctggttcaagcaattcccctgcctcagcctcccaagtagctgggactacaggtgtgtgccaccacgcctggctaatttttttttttttttttttgtattttagtagagatggtgtttcaccatgttggccaggatggtctcgatctcctcacctcgtgatctacccaccttggcctcccaaagtgctgggattacaggcatgagccactgcgcccggccgcaacttatattttaaaaatagccttttAGATCAGTTTTAAGGGTTATTTTATAGTTAACTAGCAGAAAGTGTGGATTAAAATGACAGTACCATACTCAGTTAAAAATCATTATGGATTAAAATTGCAGTACCATACTCAATTAAAAATCATTGTGCTACATAATTTAAGTTCTCCTGTTACTCTCCTGTTCTGGTTGGACCCCGTAGTACAATAGTGTAGATTCTCATTGTGACTTCACCTGCCCCTTTAGGCGTTTTGCAAAATTTACACCTTTTACAATTTTAAAGTCAGGGTACCAGTGCCTTCATGTATTTCATcttaaatttttatatgtattagaCATAGAAACTGCATAAAATATGAATGTACAAATATACATCTAGGTACCCATCGTTCAAgttatgaaacagaaaattagaaGTCTTAGAAGCCCCCTGTGCCCCTCTCCAATTGCTTCTCtttccccatctctaccaagatAGCCTCTAGTGACTTCCTGCTTATTCTCTTTAGTTTTCCCACCACTCATGAACATTGCCCTAAATATTTAATTCCAGCAATTTGAGCAACAAGCACGAATCTAGCAAGGAAAGGGGCAACAATACTGCTGTTAATTAAAAGCAAACAGTCCTAGTCTGGCTTTACCTTCTCCAGGCTTTATGAATCCCTTCTGGAGATGTTAATTTGCAATGTCATGAGTGAATACTGGGCTCCTCACAACTGAAGCATGTGGGAAGATCAGAGTGTAGAACTGATACTTGATTTCCAACCAATACATAGCAAAAATGGGAAGAAGGAAGACTATTTCCTGCTTTAAGCTCACCAACGCCCAACATCAGCTTTCAGGAATAGGTTGAAAAAGAAGGGTAAAAGTGAGTGTCCTCAGTTGGTCCAGTCAGCATAGCACAGAAGACAGCAGGAATTTCATCACCACATGGTCAAGGCAAATGGCGGTAAGAATCTGAGCCAGGCTTGCCTAGGCATAATGTCCTCAGGTTAAAAAGATGGTACAATGGCAGCACGGATCTTGGTGGTAACAACCACCAATGTGAGTCATACTGCTTGATTCTGGACTGACTGCTCTCTACATCAAGAAGCACAACTGTAGTACTGGAATCTCACTTGACCATGCTCCCAGAAATTCCTTTTGCCTATCCTCTATGTTGATTATCCCATTTTCTACATTTCAAAGTGTTCCTTttactggttttatttttgtttgtgcgGAGCACATCCTAACTTCTTGAAAAGGGTACATGGAAGGTAAATGAGACCCTGGATGTCTAAAAATGGCTGGCTCCCTCTACTTGTTTGATAGCTTGTCTGAGTATAGAATTGAAAgctggaaataattttctttcaacattttgaagCAGTCGCTCATCTGTTTGCTTTtaccattgctttttttttttttttttttttttgagacggagtctcgctctgccacccaggctggagtgcagtggccggatctcagctcactgcaagctccgcctcctgggttcacgccattctcctgcctcagcctcccgagtagctgggactacaggcgcccgccacctcgcccggctagttttttgtattttttagtagagacagggtttcaccgtgtcagccaggatggtctcgatctcctgacctcgtgatccacccgtctcggcctcccaaagtgctgggattacaggcttgagccaccgcgcccggccttaccaTTGCTATTAAGAAGTTCAAAGCAGTCCTGGTAAGTGATCCTCTGGATGGatgttattttttctctctccccagaAACTTACAGAATCCTCTCCATGAAGATTTTGAAATGTTAGTCATGTGTTGATAATGGATTTATTTTCATCCATTGTGCTGGACACTCAGTTGGCCCTTGCAATCTGGACGCTTGTTTCCTTCAATttgggaaaaaattttaaatgatttcattcatgatttcccccctcctccattttcttttttctcccttcttggAACTTTTATTATTTGGATGTTTGAACTTCTAGACAcgttctcttccttttttctctactattttccatttgtcttttttttaagcatggagttttgctcgtcacccaggctggagtgcaatggcctcatctcggctcactggaacctccgcctcctgggttcaagcgattctcctgcctcagcctcccgagtagctaggattacaggcatctgccactaagCATGGCtaatttatgaatttttagtagagatcggttttcaccatgttggccaggctagtctcgaactcctgacctcaggtgatccaccctccttggcttcccaaagtgctgggtgggattacaggtgtgagcctctgtgcccggccttttattcagttttatgggggattttctcattttcatctttCAAGTGTTCTATTGAGTTTTTCACTTCTGCTCTTCCTGGACAGTTAATTTTGACCATTCAGATTGCTCTCAGCATAGCTGGAGACTACTACAGAGatgttaaaaatactaaaaagttaATAATAGAGTAGCCTGGGAATGGGAGTACGGGCTGGAGACCAGGAAGGAATCAAAGATGCACGAGGCAACCTTTGTGGATAACGGATATATTTATTGCCTTGATTGCGGTGATGgcttcattgtgtgtgtgtgtatacatatgcatatatatgtatatatacatatctatatagtTAGAATagatactatatagtatatagtgTAGTTTTCCCACCACTTAGCCCTGTTCTTAGACTTTTGCTGGCATTTCTATTCtttgcaaaaatatattaaaatatatatttacaaatagaGGTAGCCATTTTCAGTATATAGTAtactatggtgtatatatactatcTACTATGTAGTagatagtatatatagtatatagtacatagtaattccttttatttttgtttccatggaaacaaaaattatatgtatactatatatgtatactataggtagtatatatactatatagcacatatatatctataaatatgcatatatagatgtgtatatatgaaCCAAATTTATCGAATTATGCTTTATAAGTGTAATTCAGTGTCAATTCTATttcagcaaaacttaaaaaaataatagaaatgccAGCCAAAGTCTAAGAACAGAGCTAAGAGATGCTGAGGTAACACATGGAAGTAGAAATCGATCTAAACCACAAGGCTGCCAATTCGTGGGTAGGAGAGGTGACTCTACCTGCCCCCAGTCAATGGCTGCACAGAATTTGGGGTATGCCTCGCTGGGGAGGGAACCCTGGGAATATACACTTGAATCAGTGAAAAAATCTGAAAGGCACTTGCCACCAGCATAGCAGTGAAGCCATGACCTTTTCTTGCTGAAGGTCATACATGTACTGCTTTTCTGGCTCCTCTTTcgtagggaaaaaaaatcacacaggaACCAACAACATTACTTCTACATTAATACTTGTAAAATTGTACTTACTACTAGTTAATGAGCTAATTCACATAACAAGCATACTATgtaggcatttttttctttccaagtgCACTGATTCTTGCTTTCTtgaaattttctgttgttttacttCAAATAGCTTTTCTGCTTGCTTTCGTCTCTATCACTTCTGAGCTTTCTTCCAAAGTCTGGTCATTCTTTTCTGTCTACTCTTATGAGTGAAAAGACACAAAAGCTTTTTACATCTGTATATATGGGTGAAGCATACAGACTCTGGGCTTCACTTAGGGTGCTCTGAGCGGGCCTTTACTGAGGAACGTCTGATGTCAGTATCTTGGATTGCTCCTCCTGGGCTGGGCGTTCCTCAGAGTTGAGTCTTCCAGTCTTCTAAGCATTTGcctattaaacattaaaaagtgaaagAGGAATGCAGGCCCTGTATCCAGCATTATTATACCTAAATTCACTTAATTTTGTTTCCAGTGTGCTTCTCTAGAATGCCTGAGGGTGCCCCAGTCCAGGGACTAGTATTACTTTGTCCAGAAACCTCTAGTCTTTTATGGGAGTAAAGGGGTAGAGTTACTTAGAGGTGTTTCTCAAATAGCTTTCATGTAGTCCACTTCCAATTTCAGGGCCCCTGTTTCAGTGCCTTTTGAGAATTCTGCAGAGTAAATTGGGTTTTTCTGGTGTGCTAAGTCACATTCATTCACCTGTTTTCCAGCTTCTGAAGTTTTATTGCTGTTATCTCCTGTCCcaatttttccaatttatttttatatcattttactATAGATTTAGTCATTTTGGAAGGGAGTAAAATTAGATGAGGGTATTTAACCCACTATATTAactacttcattttttaaacttctttttctttggcaGACAGCCATTAGCAGTGTGAAATAATCTTACTAAGAATGAttcttaggctgggcatggtcgcttgtacctgtaatctcagcactttggtagccCAGGGccggaggatggcttgaggtcaggagtttgagaccagcctgggcaacatagtgagaccttgtctctactgaaagtaaaaaaaatattagccaggcatggtggcgtgtgcctgtagtctcagctatttgggaggctgaggtgggaggatcgcttgagcccaggaggttgaggctgtagtgagccatgattattcCACCACTCCAACCCGGGCAAAATTCattttgagaccctgtctcaaaacaaaacaaaacaagcaaacaaaaaacacctcttGGGAGCCATGTTCTtttcacataatttaaaattaaatctacATAGAAGTAATTTCAAATTGCAAACTATAACCTGTTTAATGCCTAACAGCACACCTTCATTTAATTCACAATTTGTAACTTGTGAAAGCTTTTAGGGACCTGGCTTAAGTTGTCCTTTTTAGTTGTTGGTCTTTTTACAAATTATGTATTATAAAAGACTTGCCTAGCAAAAATGTAACTAGTGTGGCTAAGGTAAATTTGTTCTTCTTTGATATGTTAACTTACATGAATTAAtgcagtttatctttttttttttttttttttttgagacg contains:
- the LOC105492134 gene encoding electron transfer flavoprotein regulatory factor 1, with the protein product MKMANSLRGEVLKLYKNLLYLGRDYPKGADYFKKRLKNIFLKNKDVKNPEKIKELIAQGEFVMKELEALYFLRKYRAMKQRYYSDTNKTN